A stretch of DNA from Serinibacter arcticus:
TTGGCGGAGTTCCGTGCGAGGTGGCGCCAGACGACGGCGGAGCGCGGGAGCCCCTTGGCGAAGTGCGTCCGCACGAAGTCCGCGCCGATCAGCTCGTTCACGCTCGTGCGGAAGTACCGCGAGAACACGGCGAAGTTGATGCCCGCCAGGGTGACGGCCGGCAGCACCAGGTGTCTGGCGATGTCGGTGGCGAGCGCCGGTCCCGACAGGTCGGCGCCGACGGTGGTCATCCCGGAGGCGGGCAGCAGCGCCAGGTCGGCGGCGAACACCTTGATCAGGAGCATCCCGAAGAAGAAGGTCGGGATGCTCAGCAGCGCGAAGGCGAGGATCGTGAAGAGCCAGTCGCCGAGCGAGCCCTTCGCGAGGGCGCCGAACGCCCCGACGGGGACGGCGACCAGCAGCGAGAGCGCGAGCGCCGTGACCGTGAGGATGAGCGTGTTGCCCAGCCTGCTGCCGATGATCTCGGCAACGGGCGCGCCGTACTGGATGGAGTAGCCCAGGTCACCCGTGACGGCGCGGCCGGCCCACTTGAGGTACTTGAGCCAGATCGGGTCGTAGTAGCCGACCCGCTGCAGCAGCGCCTCCTTCACCTCGGGCGGCGCCTGCGGGTCGATCATGCTGACGTACGGGTCGCCCGGCTGCAGGTTGATCAGGGCGAAGACGAGGACGGAGATGCCGAGGAGGACCGGGAGGGCGATCAGCACCCGGCGCAGGATGTAGCGGGTCACGAGGCTCCTTGCGGTGCGTGGGCGCGGTGGCCCCGCTCCGGCCCGACGACGCGGACGCCGTCGGGCCGGAGGGCGGGGTCACTCGCCGACGTACCAGTTCTCGACGCCGAAGAACGGCTCGTAGGGGTAGGTCGCCACGCCCTGCACCTCGGGTCGCGACGCGTAGCCGCGGTTGGGGATGTAGAGCCAGACCCGGAACGCCAGCTCGTTGACCTCGCGGAACCACGCGCTGACGGCCTCGGCGTAGGGCTCCGGCTCGACGGT
This window harbors:
- a CDS encoding ABC transporter permease, whose product is MTRYILRRVLIALPVLLGISVLVFALINLQPGDPYVSMIDPQAPPEVKEALLQRVGYYDPIWLKYLKWAGRAVTGDLGYSIQYGAPVAEIIGSRLGNTLILTVTALALSLLVAVPVGAFGALAKGSLGDWLFTILAFALLSIPTFFFGMLLIKVFAADLALLPASGMTTVGADLSGPALATDIARHLVLPAVTLAGINFAVFSRYFRTSVNELIGADFVRTHFAKGLPRSAVVWRHLARNSAKPLVTILSLEIPALLSGALITETVFSWPGLGRLNYEAVLNRDYSLLMGIVILLAVVTLIANLLADVLYAAVDPRIRVVR